In the genome of Candidatus Zixiibacteriota bacterium, the window CTCGCTGGCAGGGGTGGGCTGTTATCTGTTACAGGCACCTGAAGGGCAGGACCCCGAGAGTCTGTCGCTGGAGATGGAGTATGAGACGGAGGTGGAATACTGCGACGCAAACTACATTCTGGCCGCGCCCGAACCGGTTCAGTCGAGCCAGCCGTTCATCGATCTGCAGGCGCGTGGCGATTTTCTGACTCAGCCGGCATCAACGCGTCTGTCACTGCCGACTGCCCAGGCGATCAACAGCGGCACGGGGGTATCGGTTGGGGTCATAGATGTTGGTGTCAATCTGGTTCACCCGGCTCTGGCCGGAAATGTGGTTTCAGGCTTCGATTTTGTGTCCAACGATGCGGTAGCGACCGATGAGCCGGGCGGTTCGGCCAGTGGTCACGGGACTTTCATCGCCGGTGTTATCAAACTGGTGGCGCCGTCGGCTGAGATTAAAGCATACCGGGTGCTCGATACGACCGGGAATGGGGACGGGTTCTCGATTGCGGAAGCGGTGGTCCGCGCCGTCGATGAGGGCTGCAAAGTGATCAATCTCAGTATGGTCATGAGCGGCAAGCACGGCTCACTCGACCAGGCACTCACCTATGCGCGCGACCACAATGTTATGGTGGTTGCCGCTGCCGGCAACGACTCCACGGAGGTGCAGCGATATCCGGCATCCGACTCATACGTGCTGTCGGTGGCGGCGCTCGACTCATTCGACCTCAAGGCCGGATTCTCCAATTACGGCAGCGATATCAGCCTGGCGGCTCCCGGCACCATGGTGTATGCGCCGTTTCTGGATACCCTGTACGCCTGGTGGAACGGCACCAGTTTCGCAGCGCCGTTTGTGGCCGGGACTGCCGC includes:
- a CDS encoding S8 family serine peptidase codes for the protein MRKYFISVFIVPGLLLFSAGPLAANGNPYVPGQMVLKLWAGQEDQLDSITNLYQATIVDSLAGVGCYLLQAPEGQDPESLSLEMEYETEVEYCDANYILAAPEPVQSSQPFIDLQARGDFLTQPASTRLSLPTAQAINSGTGVSVGVIDVGVNLVHPALAGNVVSGFDFVSNDAVATDEPGGSASGHGTFIAGVIKLVAPSAEIKAYRVLDTTGNGDGFSIAEAVVRAVDEGCKVINLSMVMSGKHGSLDQALTYARDHNVMVVAAAGNDSTEVQRYPASDSYVLSVAALDSFDLKAGFSNYGSDISLAAPGTMVYAPFLDTLYAWWNGTSFAAPFVAGTAALVYASNPSATWEMVRDALRNTATSVDSINPLYEGKLGTGMVNPLAAVQSVTSSVCGDLDQNQIGPDLADLTFLVDFLFFNGPACTNQMIARIDPGTGSPDISDLQYLIDYLFFAGSVPVCAP